ACGGCGGTACTTAATGCGATCACATCTCTACTGAACAAGCTCAATTCCATTCCCTCATAACCCTGCGTGATACCATCACACATCGCTGGCACCCCACTAGCAACGCTCGCATAAGCGTTATGCTCTTGCAATTCTTTTTTAATCCAGTCAGGGTAATTTTTAAAAGGTTGGTGGGCTGAAAGCATGTCATTATAAGCGGTGATAATCGCAAAATGCTTTCTTTTATGCGAACCTAAAGGCATCTTTAAATGCTCTGGCATGCTCGCTGTAACATGCGCAATATTCGCGCAACCCAAGCTCTCAATCTTGGGCTGGTTTTTAGGGTTAAAGATATTTTCTAAATAAAGCTCTCTGGTTTTTTTGCTACGCTCTGTAATTTTTTCTTTGATTTGTTCTAAAGAATGCTTAGGCATGAACACCCCTTCAATTAAGATTTAATATATAATAATAACTTAAAAACACTCTAAAAGGGTTATTGATGTTGGATTTTGATTTGGTTCTTTTTGGCGCGACTGGGGATTTAGCCATGCGAAAGCTCTTTGTTTCGCTCTATGAAATTTATATTCATTATGGTTTTAAAAACGATTCTAGAATTATCGCATCGGGGCGTAAGGAGCTATCCAATGAAAAGTTTTTAGCGCTTCTTTGTGAAAAAACACAACTGCATTCAAGAGAAAAGGGTGAGGAATTTTTAGCCCATATCAGTTATTTGCGCATCCGTTTGGATAACTCTAAAGACTTTGAAGAATTGAGTAAAATCGCTACAAACAATAAGCCCTTGATTTTCTACTTTTCTATCTCCCCTAGTTTTTTTGCAACGACCGCTCAAAATTTAGCCCAAAACGCGCTCAATCACGCCAACACTCGCTTGATTTTAGAAAAGCCTTTAGGGCATGATTTAAAGACTTGTCAAGAGATTTTCCAAAGCATTAGCGCTTTTTTTAAAGAAGAACAAATCTTTAGAATCGATCATTATTTAGGGAAAAAGGGCGTTCAAAATATCCTTGAATTGCGCTTAAATAACCCTATCTTAAACATTTTATGGGATCAAATCAGCACGGTTGAAATCTGCGTGTATGAGACTTTGGGGGTGGAAGAAAGGGGCGAATTTTACGATAAAATCGGGGCTTTAAGGGATATGGTTCAAAACCATCTCTTGCAAGTTTTATCCCTTATCGCCACAGATTTACCCAACGATTTAAAAGACTTAAGGAAAGAAAAAATCAAAGTTTTAAAAACCTTACAACCCCCTAAAGATTTTAAAAAACAGGTTATTCGGGCCCAGTATCAAGGCTATAGAGATGAAAATAAGGTTAATAAAGAGAGCCAGACAGAAACTTTTGTCGCTATTAAAGCCTTTTTGGATACGCCTAAATTTAAAGGCGTGCCTTTCTACCTTAAGCACGCTAAAAAAATGCCCCACAGCCAAGCGAGCGTGAAAATCCATTTTAACGCAGTCAATACGCTAGAATTTTTCCTCTCTCAAGATAAAATCACTCTCACCCTAAAAGATCATCAAAACCCCCTTATTTTAGAAACCCCTAACAAACAAGAATTTTTACAGCCCTACGCTAAATTGCTCTATGATGCGATACAAAATAACCACAATAATTTCGCCCACCAATTGGAATTAGAAGCGTCATGGGTTTTTATTGACACGCTCATAGAGGGTTTTATCAATAACGCCACGCCCTTATATTCCTATGAAAGCCATAATCTCAACGAATCAGAATTTTTAAAACCACTCTATCAATAAAAGGGATTTCATGGGTTATCAATTGTTTGAATTTGAAAATTTGAAAGATTGCCACAAGGCTTTAACAGAGCGTTTTAAAGAATTTTTTAACGCCGCCTTAAAAAAGCACCATCAAGTTTCTATCGCTTTTTCTGGGGGCCGTTCGCCCATTAGCTTGTTGCAAAAATTGAGCGTTTTAGATCTCAAATGGCATGCGTGTTTAGTCAGTTTGGTGGATGAACGCATTATAGACACCAATCATGATGACAGCAACACCAAATTATTACACGACTACTTGTTGCAAAATAACGCCTTAAAAGCTTCTTTCATTCCGCTTTTGCCCAAAAAGATTTCTAGCGATACAAACGCGCTTTTTAATTTTGCTAACCAGCATTTCAAACAGCCCCATTTAGCCATTTTGGGCATGGGGACTGACGGGCATACGGCTAGCCTTTTTCCTGAAACGAGCGCTTTTTTAAACGAAGAAAAAGAAAATATCGTCTTAACTAAGCCAGCTAACGCTCCTTATGAGCGCTTGAGCATGTCTATTAACGCCTTAGAAAATTGCGAAAAACTTTTCTTAAGCATTAGCGGAGTGCAAAAAAGGGGAGTTTTAGAAAAAGCTTTAAAAGAAAACGCTCCCTATTCTCTGCCGATTGCTCGGATTTTACATTCTCAAAAAGTTACCACGGAGGTGTTTTATGCCAAAAACTGAAACTTACCCAAGACTATTAGCCGATATTGGCGGCACGAACGCGCGCTTTGGCTTGGAAGTCGCCCCACGACAGATTGAGTGCATTGAAGTCTTGCCATGCAAAGATTTTGAAAGCTTGAGCGATGCGGTGCGATTTTATCTTTATAAATGCAAAGAAAGCCTTAAACTGCACCCTACTTATGGCTCTTTTGCGGTGGCTACGCCCATTATGGGGGATTTTGTCCAAATGACGAACAACCACTGGACTTTTTCTATTGAAACGACACGGCAATGTTTGAATTTAAAAAAATTGCTTGTCATCAATGATTTTGTCGCACAAGCCTATGCCATTAGCGCGATGCAAGAAAACGATCTGGCTCAAATAGGCGGGATTAAGTGCGAAATCAACGCTCCTAAAGCGATTTTAGGGCCAGGAACTGGGCTTGGGGTAAGCACTCTTATCCAAAACAGCGATGGCTCTTTAAAAGTCTTGCCCGGTGAAGGGGGGCATGTGAGCTTTGCCCCTTTTGATGATTTAGAAATTTTAGTGTGGCAATACGCCCGCTCTAAATTCAATCATGTGAGCGCGGAAAGGTTTTTGAGCGGGAGCGGTTTGGTGCTGATTTATGAAGCCCTGTCTAAACGCAAAGGCTTAGAAAAAGTGGCGAAGTTAAGCAAGGCTGAATTAACCCCACAAATCATTAGCGAACGTGCTTTGAATGGGGATTACCCTATATGCCGATTGACTTTGGATACTTTTTGCTCCATGCTAGGCACGCTCGCTGCTGATGTGGCTCTCACTTTGGGGGCTAGGGGGGGCGTGTATTTGTGTGGGGGGATTATCCCACGATTCATTGATTATTTTAAAACTTCGCCCTTTAGAGCGCGTTTTGAAACGAAAGGGCGCATGGGAGCGTTTCTCGCTTCTATCCCTGTGCATGTCGTGATGAAAAAAACTCCGGGACTTAATGGGGCGGGCATTGCATTAGAGAATTATTTACTGCATGATAAGATATAGCAGCATTAAGAATAAAAGCGGCTTATACAAGGGGTGTGTTTAAGTGCGCCAAACAACGATACCATATAACCAACAATGATAAAATTAGTTAAACCTATAGAAATATAAGCAAACCATAAAAACGATACAATAGCGGTATTTTAATCAAACAAGGAGTTTCAATGAGAGTTCAATCTAAAGGTTTTGCTATTTTTTCTAAAGACGGGCATTTCAAACCCCATGATTTTAGCCGCCATGCTGTAGGCCCTAAAGATGTGTTGATTGACATTCTTTATGCAGGGATTTGCCATAGCGATATTCATAGCGCTTATAGCGAATGGAAAGAAGGCATTTATCCTATGATTCCTGGGCATGAAATTGCTGGGGTCATCAAAGAAGTGGGTAAGGAAGTTAAGAAATTTAAGGTTGGCGATGTGGTGGGCGTGGGCTGTTTTGTCAATTCATGCAAAGCGTGTAAGCCCTGCAAAGAACACCAAGAGCAGTTTTGCACCAAAGTGGTATTCACTTATGATTGTTTGGATTCTTTCCATGACAACGAACCCCACA
The sequence above is drawn from the Helicobacter pylori genome and encodes:
- a CDS encoding glucose-6-phosphate dehydrogenase, with the protein product MLDFDLVLFGATGDLAMRKLFVSLYEIYIHYGFKNDSRIIASGRKELSNEKFLALLCEKTQLHSREKGEEFLAHISYLRIRLDNSKDFEELSKIATNNKPLIFYFSISPSFFATTAQNLAQNALNHANTRLILEKPLGHDLKTCQEIFQSISAFFKEEQIFRIDHYLGKKGVQNILELRLNNPILNILWDQISTVEICVYETLGVEERGEFYDKIGALRDMVQNHLLQVLSLIATDLPNDLKDLRKEKIKVLKTLQPPKDFKKQVIRAQYQGYRDENKVNKESQTETFVAIKAFLDTPKFKGVPFYLKHAKKMPHSQASVKIHFNAVNTLEFFLSQDKITLTLKDHQNPLILETPNKQEFLQPYAKLLYDAIQNNHNNFAHQLELEASWVFIDTLIEGFINNATPLYSYESHNLNESEFLKPLYQ
- the pgl gene encoding 6-phosphogluconolactonase, whose product is MGYQLFEFENLKDCHKALTERFKEFFNAALKKHHQVSIAFSGGRSPISLLQKLSVLDLKWHACLVSLVDERIIDTNHDDSNTKLLHDYLLQNNALKASFIPLLPKKISSDTNALFNFANQHFKQPHLAILGMGTDGHTASLFPETSAFLNEEKENIVLTKPANAPYERLSMSINALENCEKLFLSISGVQKRGVLEKALKENAPYSLPIARILHSQKVTTEVFYAKN
- a CDS encoding glucokinase, which codes for MPKTETYPRLLADIGGTNARFGLEVAPRQIECIEVLPCKDFESLSDAVRFYLYKCKESLKLHPTYGSFAVATPIMGDFVQMTNNHWTFSIETTRQCLNLKKLLVINDFVAQAYAISAMQENDLAQIGGIKCEINAPKAILGPGTGLGVSTLIQNSDGSLKVLPGEGGHVSFAPFDDLEILVWQYARSKFNHVSAERFLSGSGLVLIYEALSKRKGLEKVAKLSKAELTPQIISERALNGDYPICRLTLDTFCSMLGTLAADVALTLGARGGVYLCGGIIPRFIDYFKTSPFRARFETKGRMGAFLASIPVHVVMKKTPGLNGAGIALENYLLHDKI